The Meriones unguiculatus strain TT.TT164.6M chromosome 1, Bangor_MerUng_6.1, whole genome shotgun sequence genome has a segment encoding these proteins:
- the LOC110566730 gene encoding vomeronasal type-1 receptor 4-like, translated as MLNHNMDFWNLAVRIIFLAQTTTGILGNLSLVFYYLLLYYRECTLKPSELILMHLMAANVLLILSSGVPQTMAVWGLKQFLSDFGCKILLYIQGFSRSVSIGTTCLLSVFQAITISLKKSCWKDHKVKAEKYIGCYISFIWAMHMSINFIFFVYTFIKGNSKNMTRKRDFGYCSTIGSNDISDSLYAVLVVWPEIFFSVLIAWSSMSMIIFLYRHKQKVQHIRSTHDSSRSSPDSRATQIIMALMSTFLTFYTLSSILRGCIAFLYNHNWWLVNISPLTSLCFPSFVPFVLMSHYSVMLKHSLVWIRNKTCQSYFTCL; from the coding sequence ATGCTGAATCACAATATGGACTTCTGGAACCTGGCAGTCAGAATTATTTTCTTAGCACAAACTACCACTGGAATTCTGGGAAATCTCTCTCTTGTGTTCTACTATCTACTCCTTTACTACAGAGAATGTACATTAAAGCCCTCAGAGTTGATTCTAATGCATCTAATGGCAGCCAATGTCTTGCTCATTCTTTCTTCAGGAGTGCCTCAAACAATGGCAGTTTGGGGACTGAAGCAGTTCTTGAGTGATTTTGGATGCAAGATTCTATTATACATTCAAGGATTTAGCAGGAGTGTGTCCATTGGCACCACCTGCCTCTTGAGTGTCTTCCAGGCTATCACCATCAGTCTCAAGAAATCCTGTTGGAAGGATCATAAAGTAAAAGCAGAAAAGTACATTGGCTGTTACATTTCCTTCATATGGGCTATGCACATGTcaataaatttcattttctttgtgtacACGTTTATCAAAGGGAATAGTAAAAATATGACAAGAAAAAGAGATTTTGGATACTGTTCCACTATAGGGAGTAATGACATCAGTGATTCACTCTATGCAGTGTTGGTGGTGTggcctgaaatatttttttctgtgctcaTTGCCTGGTCCAGCATGTCTATGATTATCTTTCTGTACAGACACAAGCAGAAGGTTCAACACATCCGCAGCACTCATGATTCCAGCAGAAGCTCCCCTGACTCCAGGGCCACCCAGATCATCATGGCCCTGATGTCTACCTTTCTGACATTTTATACTCTTTCTTCCATCTTAAGAGGCTGCATTGCTTTTTTGTACAATCACAATTGGTGGCTGGTGAACATCTCTCCCCTCACCtctctgtgttttccttcttttgtacCATTTGTTCTTATGAGTCATTATTCTGTTATGCTCAAACACAGTTTGGTTTGGATAAGAAATAAAACCTGTCAATCTTATTTTACGTGTTTATAA